The Neodiprion virginianus isolate iyNeoVirg1 chromosome 5, iyNeoVirg1.1, whole genome shotgun sequence genome contains a region encoding:
- the LOC124304962 gene encoding stress response protein NST1-like, which produces MPRSVVNNFDEDYEPKAVSKAPRTRAAVAASVSDSPLRRSTRIRHGSVNPDGSSPESVEETATLVKRTTRRRAIAVPEPTRNLRSRRNSASSSISENPELESAPGTPRANARSTRYNLQQDSSPDSPKPTARTRRSIRAVSESQSPPSVGRVTRRTRASSIESNIEHATKGATALMQHATSVLSTPSKRRRTQVSVVPSEPVLNEEINEDKTDSKTENEWMINEDTKIESSLEKTSTEPSTADGGGTRKSSESSPSVTSPCNKSVNEETKESEYQLGSPCQTETAESSPTNKVEISIKSLQSSSSQKKKHHSLDTPKELGRKIENLLNKSTEEHEQSPGNKENQKLNVSPEKVKKNLGFTVSNVNIIRESKSVGSALFVRNSDERKLNTSLDERVLSKSWHDTSILKSIAVEDGKSVNVVANTSSSTSDEKTQKETSGVKFSNTTQNNSVLHEEGNQLSTKDRVVHSEDAEFMNVTTSCKRLDETAGENEILEEFSLYDSNDSNHSLDLNKDGLNFTAKNHIPDVDSETNDEVFEKPIMPSRRSRKSGSDIVEKKQRDTQTKRFCLNLERIDNVVKFTTKTSSKISADENDDSLLTPQSQVKQGKRRQSLDKKNTSDEETDKTNTSPSKNDRPLNSNIKTHGDINSKNHANEDEYLDEKECREMKKQVVRENSPAKRHSKQLELVTREKDQLSGHNCQNVVSDSDASIGIADLFQDISADEWNKKGKKDISKASPTKSNLTPTMKKVSDTLAACESKNKSDSEEDLVLVMDNSGGKNSNNKDYSKHNEASDSDETVIVDKSAYRGKADKKRRSASQKIAEKLENEDVDMDEMEEATQTEKSLGQSLNPNASMDCGISDQAKEESNRKSVATSQEEDVEMQEILSDAETIPISIAAEEEIGGEQEPLSPRKSQTDKKRKSKSKTPKKSIDVYKFNESSKDEKSDKASDEDSGEDVKKNVESWDKSSPMTQTPGMSRGHLNRNYSIVAVVDSDSRSDNLDDSEEASSDENLPLTGSLFNIESSEDEAISNQDKGDFNNTIDPDVAKELNLAGDDDVEYSDDNVAADECRASESEQSDEDDDGSDLEDFVVADDAVESSEASEDEVTEEESATVKSKYRRILKKSSSEDEAENQEEGENEKEGKKAEEEENEKDYVEDIDNQTETERTDKKSKRKSDRSTPVYRRQVRSEELITKSPEISDGPERLNFSLNRNETSSGKKIRKNTVVLDLGKVERTASPRVEELEKSVPKKKHSRVELWSNNTIDLCTPDQNSSSEVNDQNRSQSSSLDNSVGKKSAKKLKQKNLVEELAISTPYTINVMEEGNKLGTPETKTPKSGKKISKEKSPKSNNKNQRDSIQIIRESEVLKAKVSDLNLSVKTPNSESPITKFLMKEKLNESLPLLELNKKVKKLYDKEGLSKMKEEELVDNNASEIDEDKNEDDAEEFNIEDNDMNDEVQEAGNELNGNHEDDKRDDETDEESDKRESNRNEDGESDNEDEDEEEEDSNDDEVFENEKNKSITEITEQPETKMLEKRRKSKSKKFEPEPEDSIISQNESSITSNRKAQNKASTTSTMNGAENFTEDPSEDEENATKKRKSLKESTARKKRARLESSGTPQTPQLTKKMRLLSNTGKSQQEDSDSDEGPDSIGFREARTEALQAMKNVATSLKAAKEAKKKKKQDQLERVRQEREVKVGKKSASKEPAIGRLKRLPDDLLNNLSDLPQRPQKRKKLSKKTEQIMPSRQMFAPGEPLKSSIRIESHSSPLSTAGGTTQFSVVNLQKVKKHPPKAPSVASFREQMLARNPRQPVSAFFMYQAKQKASGKHLLSQK; this is translated from the exons ATGCCGCGTTCCGTTGTTAACAATTTTGATGAAGATTACGAACCCAAAGCAG TCTCTAAGGCTCCCAGAACACGAGCAGCAGTTGCAGCATCCGTTTCGGATTCTCCATTGCGCCGAAGTACTCGAATCCGCCATGGTTCTGTTAATCCTGATGGCTCATCGCCAGAAAGTGTAGAAGAAACGGCAACATTAGTAAAAAGAACTACTCGTAGACGCGCGATTGCTGTCCCAGAACCAACGAGAAACTTGAGATCACGCAGAAACTCAGCTTCCTCAAGTATAAGTGAAAATCCAGAACTAGAATCGGCGCCTGGAACACCAAGAGCTAACGCACGCTCTACTAGGTACAACCTTCAACAAGACTCGTCGCCTGACTCACCAAAACCTACAGCTAGAACTAG GCGATCTATCAGAGCTGTGTCAGAGTCACAGTCACCACCATCGGTCGGTCGCGTTACACGCCGAACCAGAGCAAGCTCAATTGAGTCGAATATTGAGCATGCAACAAAAGGTGCAACAGCGTTAATGCAACACGCTACATCTGTGCTGAGTACACCTTCGAAGCGACGACGAACACAAGTATCAGTTGTTCCATCTGAACCAGTTCTTAATGAAGAAATCAATGAAGATAAAACTGATTCTAAGACAGAAAATGAGTGGATGATAAACGAGGACACAAAAATTGAGAGCAGTCTTg AGAAAACGAGTACGGAACCATCAACTGCTGATGGTGGTGGTACCAGAAAATCGTCAGAGTCGTCTCCCTCAGTAACATCACCGTGTAACAAATCTGTAAATGAGGAAACTAAGGAATCTGAGTACCAGCTTGGATCACCTTGTCAAACTGAAACTGCTGAATCTTCGCCAACTAATAAGGTAGAAATCTCAATCAAGTCATTACAGAGCTCATCTtcgcagaaaaagaaacatcatTCATTAGACACACCGAAGGAACTGGGacggaaaatagaaaatttattgaataaatcaaCAGAAGAGCACGAACAGAGTCCTGGCAATAAGGAGAACCAGAAGTTGAACGTTTCCCCTGAAAAAGTCAAGAAAAATTTAGGGTTCACCGTAtcaaatgtaaatattattagAGAATCAAAATCAGTTGGTTCCGCATTGTTTGTACGTAACtctgatgaaagaaaattgaatacgTCGTTAGATGAGCGGGTCCTGTCTAAATCATGGCATGATACTTCTATACTGAAGTCCATAGCAGTTGAAGATGGCAAATCTGTAAATGTGGTTGCGAACACTTCGAGTTCAACTTCTGACGAAAAAACTCAAAAAGAGACTTCtggcgttaaattttcaaacacaacTCAGAACAATTCAGTGTTACATGAAGAAGGTAATCAACTTTCTACCAAAGATCGAGTAGTTCATAGTGAAGATGCTGAATTCATGAATGTAACGACCAGTTGTAAAAGACTTGACGAAACAGCTGGTGAGAATGAAATTCTGGAAGAATTTTCCCTGTACGATTCCAATGACAGCAATCACTCCCTTGACCTAAACAAAGATGGTCTTAACTTTACGGCCAAAAACCATATTCCTGATGTAGACTCTGAAACTAACGAcgaagtttttgaaaaaccaATTATGCCGAGTCGTAGGTCTAGAAAAAGTGGCAGTGatattgttgagaaaaaacaGCGGGATACGCAAACAAAGAGATTCTGTTTAAACTTGGAACGAATTGATAATGTTGTCAAGTTTACAACAAAGACCTCGTCCAAAATATCGGCAGATGAAAATGATGACAGCTTGTTGACTCCTCAGTCACAGGTGAAACAAGGTAAAAGGAGACAGTCTTTAGATAAGAAAAATACCAGTGATGAAGAAACAGACAAAACCAATACATCTCCTTCCAAAAATGATCGTCCACTTAATTCTAACATTAAAACTCATGGCGATATAAATTCCAAAAATCATGCTAATGAAGATGAATATCTTGATGAAAAAGAATGCAGAGAAATGAAGAAGCAGGTGGTACGTGAAAATTCGCCCGCAAAACGGCACTCAAAACAGCTTGAATTAGTGACACGTGAGAAAGATCAGCTTTCAGGACACAATTGTCAAAATGTAGTTTCTGACAGTGATGCTAGCATTGGAATTGCTGATTTGTTCCAAGACATATCTGCTGATGAGTGGAATAAGAAGGGGAAGAAAGATATTTCAAAAGCAAGTCCAACCAAAAGTAATCTGACTCCCACAATGAAAAAAGTGTCTGATACTTTAGCAGCATGTGAATCAAAGAATAAAAGTGATTCTGAAGAGGATCTAGTTCTTGTAATGGATAACTCAGGGGGCAagaattcaaataataaagaTTATTCTAAACACAATGAAGCTTCAGATTCTGATGAAACAGTTATAGTGGACAAAAGTGCCTATCGTGGAAAAGCTGATAAAAAGAGGAGATCTGCGAGTCAAAAAATCGCAGAAAAGTTAGAGAATGAAGATGTGGACATGGATGAAATGGAAGAAGCAACACAGACTGAAAAATCGCTAGGCCAATCTCTGAATCCGAACGCATCGATGGACTGTGGAATCAGCGATCAAGCCAAGGAAGAAAGCAATAGGAAATCAGTAGCAACATCTCAGGAAGAAGACGTGGAGATGCAAGAAATCCTGAGTGATGCAGAAACAATACCTATAAGTATAGCAGCTGAAGAAGAGATTGGAGGTGAACAAGAACCATTATCGCCACGAAAGTCTCAGACAGATAAGAAACGGaagtcaaaatcaaaaacacCAAAAAAATCTATCGACGTTTACAAATTTAATGAAAGTTCAAAAGATGAGAAGAGCGATAAAGCATCTGATGAAGACTCTGGcgaagatgtaaaaaaaaatgtcgaaagtTGGGACAAGTCATCTCCCATGACACAAACACCTGGTATGTCGAGGGGCCATTTGAACAGAAACTACTCCATCGTAGCTGTTGTAGATTCTGATTCTCGCTCCGACAATCTTGATGATTCAGAAGAGGCAAGTTCGGACGAAAACCTTCCATTAACTGGTTCTCTGTTCAACATTGAGTCCAGTGAAGACGAAGCTATTTCTAATCAAGATAAAGGTGATTTCAATAATACAATCGACCCAGATGTGGCTAAGGAGTTGAATCTTGCCGGAGATGACGATGTTGAGTACTCTGATGATAATGTTGCTGCTGATGAATGTCGTGCGTCGGAATCAGAGCAATCGGATGAAGATGACGATGGATCTGACCTAGAAGACTTTGTTGTCGCTGATGATGCAGTAGAATCATCTGAAGCTTCTGAAGACGAAGTCACAGAAGAAGAAAGTGCGACTGTTAAAAGCAAATACAGGAGaatcttgaaaaaatcttcatcCGAAGATGAAGCGGAAAATCAAGAAGAgggagagaatgaaaaagagGGGAAGAAGGcagaagaggaggagaatgaaaaagattACGTCGAAGACATCGACAACCAAACTGAAACAGAAAGAACAGATAAGAAATCAAAGCGAAAATCGGATCGTTCAACTCCCGTGTACCGTCGTCAAGTCAGAAGTGAAGAGCTGATCACAAAATCCCCAGAAATCAGCGACGGGCCAGAGAGGTTAAATTTCTCCCTAAACAGGAATGAAACTTCATCTGGTAAAAAGATAAGGAAAAACACAGTTGTACTAGACTTGGGCAAAGTTGAACGTACGGCATCGCCACGTGTGGAGGAACTTGAGAAAAGCGTTCCCAAGAAGAAACACTCTAGAGTAGAATTGTGGTCAAATAATACAATAGATCTGTGTACACCAGATCAAAACTCTTCATCTGAAGTTAATGATCAAAACAGAAGTCAATCTTCTAGTTTAGATAATTCGGTTGGTAAAAAGTCTGCAAAGAAACttaagcaaaaaaatttggtagAAGAGTTAGCAATTTCTACACCTTATACAATCAACGTGATGGAAGAAGGAAACAAATTGGGAACACCAGAAACTAAAACACCTAAGAGTGGAAAGAAAATCTCTAAAGAGAAGAGCCCGAAATCGAACAACAAAAATCAGAGAGATTCAATACAGATTATAAGAGAATCTGAAGTCCTCAAGGCCAAGGTTTCAGACTTGAATCTAAGCGTAAAAACTCCCAACTCTGAGAGTCCGATAACGAAATTtttgatgaaagaaaaactgaaCGAGAGTTTGCCACTGTtggaattaaataaaaaggtgaaaaaactTTACGATAAAGAAGGGTtgagtaaaatgaaagaagaggAGCTCGTAGATAATAATGCATCAGAAATAGatgaagataaaaatgaagatgaTGCTGAGGAGTTTAACATTGAAGACAACGATATGAACGATGAGGTCCAAGAAGCAGGTAATGAATTGAACGGTAATCATGAAGACGATAAAAGAGACGATGAAACAGATGAAGAATCCGACAAACGTGAGTCGAATAGAAACGAAGATGGGGAAAGTGATAATGAAGATGAGgatgaagaggaggaagaTTCTAACGACGAcgaagtttttgaaaatgagaaaaataagtcGATTACAGAAATAACAGAACAGCCAGAGACtaaaatgttggaaaaaaggCGAAAATCCAAAAGTAAGAAGTTTGAACCAGAACCAGAAGATAGTATAATTAGTCAAAATGAAAGTAGTATCACTTCAAATAGAAAAGCACAAAACAAAGCATCAACAACAAGCACGATGAAtggagctgaaaatttcacagaaGATCCCAGTGAGGATGAAGAGAATGCAACGAAAAAACGTAAATCTTTGAAAGAATCCACAGCCAGAAAGAAACGTGCAAGATTAGAATCCAGTGGAACACCTCAAACCCCACAATTAACGAAGAAAATGAGATTATTATCAAACACAGGTAAATCACAGCAAGAGGATTCTGATTCTGATGAGGGACCTGACAGCATAGGATTTCGCGAAGCTCGTACTGAGGCACTTCAAGCAATGAAAAATGTTGCGACTAGTTTGAAGGCGGCGAAAgaggcgaagaagaagaagaaacaagaTCAGCTCGAAAGAGTGAGACAGGAACGAGAAGTCAAGGTTGGCAAAAAATCAGCTTCCAAAGAACCAGCAATAGGTAGACTCAAGAGGCTACCTGACGATCTACTCAACAACTTGTCTGACCTACCTCAGAGGCCTcaaaagagaaagaaactCTCAAAGAAGACGGAACAGATAATGCCTTCCAGGCAAATGTTTGCTCCAGGCGAACCACTTAAATCATCAATACGTATAGAAAGTCATTCTTCTCCACTTAGCACTGCCGGTGGAACGACACAGTTCAGCGTAGTCAATTTACAGAAGGTCAAAAAACATCCGCCAAAAGCACCAAGCGTTGCTTCATTCCGAGAGCAGATGCTGGCTCGTAATCCCAGACAACCAGTTTCCGCCTTTTTTATGTACCAAGCAAAACAAAAAGCCTCAGGCAAGCATCTGTTGTCTCAAAAATAG